A genomic stretch from Desulfobacterales bacterium includes:
- a CDS encoding cold-shock protein, translating into MANGVVKWFNDKKGFGFIEQESGSDVFVHYTAISGSGFKTLAEGDAVSFDIEQGNKGPSAKNVLKI; encoded by the coding sequence ATGGCAAATGGCGTTGTAAAATGGTTTAATGACAAAAAAGGGTTTGGTTTTATTGAACAGGAAAGCGGCTCGGATGTGTTTGTTCATTACACCGCTATCAGTGGATCCGGTTTTAAGACCCTCGCTGAAGGGGATGCGGTGAGCTTTGATATTGAACAAGGCAACAAGGGGCCTTCCGCCAAAAATGTATTAAAGATATAA
- the parC gene encoding DNA topoisomerase IV subunit A — METIQISEDGIEQLPMQVFTERAYRDYAMYVILDRALPHIGDGLKPVQRRIIYAMSDLGLNAGAKYKKSARTVGDVLGKFHPHGDSACYEAMVLMAQSFSYRYPLIDGQGNWGAPDDPKSFAAMRYTECRLSGYAEILLGELGLGTVEWGPNFDGTLKEPLGLPARLPNLLLNGASGIAVGMATDIPPHNLTEVAQACLHLLDHPNADVAALCEFIQGPDFPTEAEIITPREELRAMYETGIGNFRMRAVYTRENGDIVITALPHQTSGAKVLEQIAAQMQAKKLPMVADLRDESDHEEPTRLVIVPRSGRVDVDALMAHLFATTDLEKPYRANFNVIGLDGYPQVKGLRTLLDEWLTFRTETVRRRLRHRLDKVLDRIEVLAGLLIAYLNIDEVIAIIRYEDSPKPVLMQRFALSERQAEAILEIKLRHLAKLEEIKIRGENDALSQERDRLEKTLDSKTRLMALIRKELAEDVKKYGDRRRSPLAQREEAKALSQVEMTPSEPVTVILSQKGWVRAAKGHDVDPETLSYKAGDMFLEAAKGRSNQSAIFFDSTGRSYMLPAHGLPSARGQGEPLSGRLTLLPGAAVISVLMGEPTQPVLIASDAGYGFIAELNDLVTRNKNGKAVLSLPQNALPLRPFFVGDIPRALLATVTSEGRMLLFPLKELPTLGRGKGNKIIQIPAFRAKAREELLTHLAVMMPEDSLSIQAGKRVLTLKPGNLAQFVGIRGRRGQKLPRGFQNVERLEVQSLLPQAFP; from the coding sequence ATGGAAACCATACAGATCAGTGAGGACGGCATCGAGCAACTGCCGATGCAGGTGTTTACCGAGCGCGCTTATCGCGATTATGCCATGTATGTGATTCTCGATCGCGCGCTGCCGCATATCGGGGACGGATTAAAGCCGGTTCAGCGGCGGATTATTTATGCCATGAGCGATCTCGGGCTCAATGCGGGTGCCAAGTATAAAAAGTCGGCCAGGACGGTGGGGGATGTGCTCGGCAAATTCCATCCCCACGGGGATTCGGCCTGCTACGAAGCCATGGTGCTGATGGCGCAGTCCTTTTCCTATCGCTATCCCCTCATCGACGGCCAGGGCAACTGGGGCGCGCCGGATGATCCCAAATCCTTTGCCGCCATGCGCTATACCGAGTGCCGATTGTCCGGTTATGCCGAGATTTTGCTCGGTGAGCTGGGGCTGGGGACCGTCGAATGGGGGCCGAATTTCGACGGCACGCTCAAAGAGCCGCTGGGCCTGCCTGCCCGGCTGCCGAATCTGTTGTTGAACGGCGCTTCGGGAATCGCCGTCGGCATGGCCACCGATATCCCGCCGCATAACTTAACGGAAGTGGCGCAGGCCTGCCTTCATTTGCTGGACCACCCGAATGCGGATGTGGCGGCGCTTTGCGAGTTTATTCAAGGCCCCGACTTTCCGACCGAAGCCGAGATTATAACCCCGCGCGAGGAATTGCGGGCCATGTATGAGACCGGAATCGGCAATTTCAGAATGCGGGCGGTCTATACGCGTGAAAACGGCGACATCGTGATCACGGCCTTGCCGCACCAGACCTCCGGCGCCAAAGTGCTGGAGCAGATTGCGGCTCAGATGCAGGCGAAAAAATTACCCATGGTGGCGGATTTGCGGGATGAATCGGATCATGAGGAGCCGACTCGCCTGGTCATTGTGCCCAGATCCGGCCGGGTGGACGTGGACGCGCTCATGGCCCATTTGTTCGCGACAACGGATCTGGAAAAACCCTATCGGGCGAATTTTAACGTCATCGGGCTGGATGGGTATCCCCAGGTAAAGGGGTTAAGGACGCTGCTCGATGAATGGCTGACCTTTCGAACCGAAACCGTGCGCAGACGGTTGCGACACCGGCTGGATAAGGTTCTTGACCGGATCGAGGTTCTGGCCGGGCTGTTGATCGCCTATTTGAATATTGATGAGGTGATTGCGATCATTCGCTATGAAGATTCGCCAAAGCCGGTGTTGATGCAACGGTTCGCTTTGAGCGAACGGCAGGCCGAAGCCATTCTTGAGATCAAGCTTCGTCACCTCGCCAAACTGGAAGAGATTAAAATACGCGGCGAAAACGATGCCCTTTCGCAGGAGCGGGACAGGCTGGAAAAAACGCTGGATTCAAAAACCCGGCTGATGGCGTTGATACGCAAAGAGTTGGCCGAAGATGTAAAAAAATATGGCGATAGAAGACGCTCCCCGCTGGCGCAGCGGGAAGAGGCCAAAGCGCTTTCCCAGGTGGAGATGACGCCCAGTGAGCCGGTCACGGTGATCCTCTCCCAAAAAGGCTGGGTGAGAGCGGCCAAGGGGCACGACGTGGACCCGGAAACGCTGAGCTATAAGGCAGGGGATATGTTTCTTGAAGCCGCCAAGGGCCGAAGCAATCAATCCGCCATCTTTTTTGATTCCACGGGGCGAAGTTACATGCTTCCCGCACACGGCCTGCCTTCCGCCCGCGGGCAGGGCGAACCGCTCAGCGGAAGGCTCACCTTGTTGCCCGGCGCTGCTGTGATTTCCGTTTTGATGGGGGAGCCGACACAGCCGGTACTGATCGCCAGCGATGCCGGATATGGGTTTATTGCCGAATTGAATGATCTTGTCACACGCAATAAAAATGGAAAAGCCGTATTATCCCTGCCCCAAAACGCCCTGCCGCTTCGGCCGTTTTTTGTCGGCGATATTCCCCGTGCGCTGTTAGCGACGGTTACCAGTGAGGGGCGCATGCTTCTTTTTCCGCTTAAGGAGTTGCCGACCTTGGGGCGTGGCAAAGGAAACAAAATCATCCAAATTCCCGCCTTTCGTGCCAAGGCCCGAGAGGAATTGCTGACACATCTTGCCGTGATGATGCCCGAGGATTCGCTTTCCATTCAAGCCGGAAAACGGGTGCTGACCTTAAAGCCGGGAAATTTAGCCCAATTCGTCGGAATTCGCGGACGCCGGGGTCAGAAGCTGCCGAGAGGATTTCAGAATGTGGAGCGACTGGAGGTGCAGAGTCTTTTGCCGCAAGCCTTCCCCTGA
- the parE gene encoding DNA topoisomerase IV subunit B — protein sequence MAYQDYTAEAIEVLSGLDPVRRRPGMYTDTSRPNHLAHEVVDNSVDEAIAGHAKCIDITLHADDSLEVSDDGRGMPVDIHPEEGIPGVELILTRLHAGAKFSNKSYRFSGGLHGVGVSVVNALSARLEVEIKRDGNKYTMGFAGGEKVRDLAEAGSVGRRNTGTTIRFWPDPKYFDTPKFSLRPLLHALRAKAVLCPGLTVRFLNAQTGETNHWHYAGGLQDYLLECAKESVLLPEEAFSGKFEGRAETVSWAVAWMPEGGEVVAESYVNLIPTVLGGTHVNGFRTGLLASIREFCDFRKLLPRGVKIGPEDIWDRCSYVLSAMMLDPQFSGQTKERLTSRQSATFVSAVVKDAFSLWLNQHTDVGELIAEMAIGNAQRRLRAGKLVERKKVTSGPALPGKLADCVGQDPSQSELFLVEGDSAGGSAKQARDRQFQAIMPLRGKILNTWEVDNALLLASKEIHDISVAIGVDPGSEDISGLRYGKVCILADADSDGLHIATLLCALFLRHFKPLVSGGHVYVAMPPLYRIDVGKSVYYALDEAEKQGVIDRITAEKPTGKINVQRFKGLGEMNPLQLRETTMAPDTRRLVQLTLDAEASTFQMMDMLLAKKRAKDRREWLEAKGGLSHVEAVNAVMPVEPVSPESDLASVE from the coding sequence ATGGCATACCAGGATTACACGGCGGAAGCCATCGAGGTGCTCAGCGGTTTGGACCCGGTTCGGCGAAGACCGGGCATGTATACGGATACTTCCCGGCCCAATCATCTGGCGCATGAGGTGGTGGATAACAGTGTCGATGAGGCGATTGCAGGCCACGCCAAATGTATCGATATCACACTTCACGCGGATGATTCCCTGGAGGTGTCGGATGACGGCCGGGGAATGCCCGTGGATATTCATCCGGAAGAAGGCATTCCCGGTGTGGAATTGATTCTGACCCGGTTGCATGCCGGCGCAAAATTTTCCAATAAAAGCTACCGGTTTTCAGGCGGGTTGCACGGGGTCGGCGTATCGGTCGTCAATGCGCTCTCCGCGAGGCTCGAAGTGGAAATCAAGCGGGACGGAAACAAGTATACGATGGGATTTGCCGGCGGTGAAAAGGTGCGCGATCTGGCGGAGGCAGGTTCCGTGGGGCGGCGCAATACCGGCACGACGATTCGGTTCTGGCCGGACCCGAAATATTTTGATACGCCGAAATTCTCCCTTCGGCCCTTGCTGCATGCCTTGCGGGCCAAGGCGGTGCTTTGCCCGGGGCTTACGGTTCGCTTTTTAAACGCGCAAACGGGTGAGACGAATCATTGGCATTATGCGGGCGGGTTGCAGGATTATTTGTTGGAGTGCGCCAAAGAAAGCGTCTTGCTGCCGGAAGAAGCCTTTTCCGGTAAGTTTGAAGGCCGCGCAGAGACCGTGTCCTGGGCGGTCGCCTGGATGCCCGAGGGCGGGGAGGTCGTGGCGGAAAGCTATGTGAATTTGATTCCCACGGTTCTGGGCGGCACCCATGTGAACGGATTTCGAACGGGACTTCTGGCCTCGATTCGTGAATTTTGCGACTTTAGAAAATTGTTGCCCAGAGGGGTTAAGATCGGCCCGGAGGATATCTGGGACCGGTGCAGTTATGTCCTTTCCGCCATGATGCTGGATCCCCAGTTTTCCGGTCAAACCAAGGAGCGGCTCACCTCCCGGCAAAGTGCCACGTTTGTTTCCGCAGTGGTCAAGGATGCGTTCAGCCTGTGGTTGAACCAGCATACGGATGTGGGTGAGTTGATTGCCGAGATGGCGATCGGCAATGCGCAGCGCCGGTTGCGTGCCGGCAAGTTGGTGGAGCGAAAGAAGGTGACGAGCGGACCCGCGCTTCCCGGCAAACTGGCCGACTGTGTGGGCCAGGATCCTTCGCAAAGCGAGCTTTTCCTGGTGGAAGGCGATTCCGCGGGCGGCAGCGCCAAGCAGGCCCGGGATCGGCAGTTTCAGGCCATCATGCCGCTGCGGGGCAAAATACTCAATACCTGGGAGGTTGATAACGCGCTTCTGCTCGCCTCAAAGGAGATTCACGATATCTCCGTGGCGATCGGCGTTGATCCCGGATCCGAAGATATTTCCGGCCTTCGATACGGCAAGGTATGCATTTTGGCGGATGCGGATTCGGACGGTCTTCATATCGCGACCCTGCTTTGCGCTCTTTTTTTGCGCCACTTCAAGCCCCTGGTGTCGGGCGGGCATGTGTATGTGGCCATGCCGCCGCTGTATCGAATCGATGTCGGAAAATCGGTCTATTATGCACTGGATGAGGCGGAGAAACAGGGGGTTATCGACCGGATCACGGCGGAAAAGCCGACCGGCAAAATCAATGTGCAACGGTTCAAGGGGCTTGGCGAAATGAACCCCCTGCAATTGCGGGAAACCACCATGGCGCCCGACACACGCCGTCTGGTGCAATTGACCCTGGATGCTGAAGCTTCCACGTTTCAAATGATGGACATGCTGCTGGCAAAGAAGCGGGCCAAAGATCGGAGAGAGTGGCTGGAGGCCAAAGGCGGATTGTCTCATGTGGAGGCGGTGAATGCGGTGATGCCCGTTGAGCCCGTTTCGCCGGAAAGCGACCTTGCATCGGTTGAATAA